In the Gemmatimonadaceae bacterium genome, TGCGCACCACGATCCGCCCGTCACGCGACACGTCGTAGGACGTGGTGACGCGCCGGCCGGACGTCTCGCGCACCACCGCGCCGTCCGCGAGGCGGATGGTCGCGAGGTGCCCGGCACGGTCATCGGACACCAGCACGCGCAGGGCACGGCCGTCGCGCGTCCAGGTCAGCTCCGCGACATCGCGGTCGAGGGCAGTCGCCAGGAACCGCGGCGTGCCGCCGGCACTCGGCACGACGGCGATCTTCGGCTGGTCGTAGGCGTAGAACCGTGGTTCGCTGCCCTGCAGGTAGGCGATCGACGTGCCGTCCGGGCTCCATTCCGGTCCCGAGTCGGGGCCGGGCCAGGTGGTGAGGCGGCGTGGCACGGCGCCCGCGCGGGCCTCGACCACGAAGATGTCGGTGTTGTTGGAGCGGTCGGGATCGGGCTCCTCGCGATTGCTCGTGAAGGCCAGCCGCGACCCGTCAGGGGACCACCGGATCCCGGCATCGTCGAAGTCGCCCGAGGTGACCTGCGTGACGGCCCGGGTCGCGACATCGACGATCCAGACATGGTCGCGGCGCCGGTCGAGGTAGCCGTCGCGGTCGCGCTTGAACGCGTAGCGGTCGATGACGATCGGGCGCGGCTGCTTCTCGCGCACCGAGTCGGGGCGCGTGTCGGGTGACGGATCGTGCACGAGGACGGCGAGCCGCGTGCCATCGGGCGACCAGGCCTGCTCCGACACGCCGCCGCGGAAGTCGGTGAGCTGCTGCGGCTCGCCGCCGGTGCGGTCGAGCAGCCAGACCTGCGACGCCGGCGCGGAATCGCGGCCGGCGAGGAAGGAGAGGAACCGGTTGTCCGGGCTCCAGCGCGGGTCGGTCTCGTCCTCCGCAGAGCGGGTGAGCTGGATGTGCCGGGTGCCCGCCCAGTTCACCATCCAGACATCGGTGTCGCGCGTGTCCTTGAGCGAGTCGATGGTGGAGAGGGTGTAGGCGATCCAGCCGCCATCGGGCGACACGCGCGGGTCGCCGACGTCGCGCAGGCGGTACATGTCATCGGCTCGGAGCGGGCGTCGCGCCTGCGCGTCAAGCGCCGGTGCCAGCAGCAGCGGCAGTGCGAGCGCCAGCCAGTGCGTGGCGCGGCGTCGGATCTGTGCGGTCATGACGATCAGCAGTGCGTGGTGAACCAGCAATCGGGTGCGTGAGGAGTGCGGCCGGTGCCGCGGCGCGCGGTGTCCGGGTCAGGCCTCTCCGGTTGCCGCGGCCGGCGCGGGAGCGGCGATTCGTGCCGGTGCCGTCGCCCACCACATGACCGCCGCGCCGACGGTGCCGGCCAGCAGCGACGCCGCCACGATACCGGCCTTCGCCTGCGCGAGCAACACGGCGTCGGGGAACGCGAGCCCGGACACGAACAGCGACATGGTGAATCCGATGCCCGCCAGGCAGGCCACGCCGGAGACACTCGCCCAGGTGGAGCCGCCAGGCAGCGTCGCGCCGAAGCGCGTCGCAAGCCAGGTGGCGAGCAGGATGCCGAGTGGCTTGCCGAGCACCAGCCCGAGGGCGACGCCCAGGCTCACCGGTCCGACGAGCGCGGTGCCGGCCGCGCCGGAATCGCCCACGAGCCGGACGCCGGCATTCGCTAGCGCGAAGAGCGACATGATCCAGAAGTTGACCGGGACGTGCAGCACGTGCCGCATCCGTGCCAGCGGCGGCTGGGCATCCTCCACCGCCGACTCGATGGCCGCGAGCGCGTGCTGCTGTCCGCCGTTCGAGAGCACGGGCCGGTCATCCTCGCCAGTGGCGGTGGCGAAGTCATCGAGGTGACGGCGCGCCTCCTCCTCGAAGCGTGCCGGCTCGATGCGCGAGCGCGCCGGCACCGTGAGCGCAAGCAGCACCCCCGCCACGGTGGAGTGCACGCCGGAGCGGAGGACGCAGTACCACAAGGCGAGGCCGAGGATGGCGTAGACGCTGGTCCACGCCACGCCGGCGAGGTTCGCGGACACGAGTGCCAGCATCACCGCGCCGGCGAGCAGCAGGTACGTCGCATCGGGCGCGTGGCCGTAGAACAGGCTGATCACCAGCACGGCGCCCAGGTCGTCGGCGATGGCGAGCGCGGCGAGGAACACGGTGAGCGCCGGTGGCACGCGGCTGCCGAGCAGGGCGAGCACGCCGAGGGCGAAGGCGATGTCGGTGGCGGTCGGGATGCCCCAGCCCGCGGCGCCGTCCGTGCCGCGGTTCAACGCCACGTAGATCAGGGCGGGCGCGAGCATCCCGCCAAGCGCGGCGGCCAGGGGGAGCGATGCCGTGCGCAGGGTGGAGAGTTCACCAACCAGGAGCTCACTCTTGATCTCGAGGCCGACGAGCAGGAAGAACACGGCCATCAACCCGTCGCTGATCCACTCGCGGAGCGTGAGCGAGAACACGCTGCTGCCGAAGGTGAGCGCGAGTGGCGTCTCCCAGAACGCCTCCACCGCCGCATGCCCCGCGCTGTTGGCCAGCAGCATGGCGATGCTCGCAGCCACCAGCAGCATCACCCCCCCGCCAGCCTGCCACTCGGCGAACTGGCGGAACGGGCGGCTCAGCCTGACGGCGAGGACCGGCTTCGTGTCGGGGGGCATGCGGGGAATTTAGCCGTCTGCACGCCCCCGTGGGCCGCGTCACTCCTCGGGGTCGGTCCCGCCGCGGGCACTGTCCGCGCGCTCCTGGATCCGCCGGCGCAGCTGTTCCATCATCGCGATGTAGCGTGCCCGCTGTCCCGGCGTCAGGAACTCGCTCAACGCGGCCTGCTCCTTCTGCTGCACGTCCAGGCGCTGCCGCTGCGACTCCAGCAGCTCGTCGAGCAGGCGGGCCGTGGCGGGCGAGCGCGACGAGTCACCCGCTGCGAGCGAGCGGCGCAGCTCGCGCCGGATGCGCATCTCGTTGCGGGCGATGGTGAGCCGTTCGTCGCCGAAGCGGCGGTTGACGTCCATCAGCTTGTTCGCCTGGTCGTCGTTCAGGTTCAGGCGCTGTCGCACCGCGCGGGCGAGGGCCTGGCGCAGTGCGTGCTCGACGCGCTGCCGCTCGGCAATCGCCTTGTTGTTGCGCACCGGGTCGTCGGCATCCTGGCGCGCGGCGGCGGCGGCTTCGCGGCGCGCCTCGCGACGGGCACGGATCGCCTCGCGCGTACCCGCATCGACCTGCTGTGCATGCACCACCAGCGGTGACAGCGCGAGGACGGCGGCCAGCAGCGTGACGCGGAGTGCGGGTCGTGCGGTCATGCTCCCTCCCCTGCCATCAGGTCCATACCCGACTCCGGCTCCGCCGACGGGATTCCGTCGAGCGCGCGGATGTCGTCCTCGAGTGCGCGGAGCTGCTCCACCGAGAGTTCGTCGGTGGACGTCCCGAGTCCGAGCTGCATCGTCTCGCCGGCGACGGCGACACTCTCCGCCGTCGTGACGGCCGGGGTGGTGACGGGCTGGTCGCGGCCGGTGCCGTAGATCGTGGCGAGCGTTCCGCCGCCGACCACCACCAGCAGTGCGGCCGCACGCGCAAAACGCTGCGAGATCGCCGGCCGCCGTGCGGCGCGCCGCGCCGCCAGGTCATCGAGCACCGGCGCCGGGTCCGCGTGGGACGCCATGGAGGGTGCCGGCGGTAGCGCAGCCACGATCCGGCCGATGTCCAGGACGGGCGCGGCACGGCGCGACGCGTGCACGGTGCGCAGGAGTGCCAACTCCGCGGCCAGCTCCGCATCCGCCTCGACGGCCGCGCGCACCGACCGCGCCAAGTCGGCATCGAGTCGGTCGTGCAGCAGGTCGGGCAGCAGGTCCTGCACCTCGAACTTCGTCAGCTCACGCATCGAGAAACTCCTTCACGGCCTTCATCGCATTGTGGTAGTGCACCCGTGCCGCTCCCTCCGTCGTGCCGGCAACGCCGGCGATCTCCCGGTACGACAGTCCCTCGACCACCCGCAGCAGGAACACCTCGCGCTGCGTCGGGGAGAGCCGGTGCACGGCGGCCCTGACCCGCGCTTCCGACTCGTCGGCCACCACGCCCCCGAGCACGTCGTCCCCCGACACCAGCTCCGACCCGGCGTCGTCGATCGCCACGTGCAGGCGATCCCGGCGACCGGCGCGCCGCTGGTCCAGCACCAGCCGTCGCGCGATCGTGAACAACCACGAGCGGAGCGACGATTCCCCCCGGTACCCGTCGAGCGCGCCAAAGGCACGGACGAAGGTGTCCTGCACCAGCTCCCCAGGGTCCCCGGCAGGCCCCAGGCTCGCCACGAACCGCGCCAGTGGCGCCGCGTGGCGCTCCACCAGCTCGGTCGCCGCCCGCTGATCCCCGTCGTACCAGCGGGCGATCAGCGCTCGGTCTGTCTCTGCGTCGTCGCCTGCCAGGGTCGTGTCGGTCATCGCGGTCACCTGGGCAGACGCAGGCCAGCCGGCGATGTTAAGGCCGGCATGCTCGGGCTCCTCGTCGTCGTCCGGGTTCCCGGCTCCCTCGTCCACGCCCCCTCCCGTCACCGCCATGGTCCACCCCGCCCGCCCCGCCCTGATCGCACACCGCGGCATGCCCCGGCAGCACCGCGAGAATACCCTGCCCGGCTTCCTCGCCGCTACAGCGGCCGGGGCCGATGGCTGGGAGCTGGATGTGCACCTGACCCGTGACGAGGTGGTGGTGGTGCACCACGACGCTGTCTTGCCCGCGCTGGCGGGCCGCCTGGCCGGCGCCGCCATCAGGGAGCTGGACTGGGACACCCTGGCAACCGCTGTCGTCGGAGCCGCCGGCGAGCGTGTGCCGTCGCTGGACGCCGTCCTGCTGGCGGCGCCGGAGGACTTCGCGGTCTACGTGGAGGTGAAGGCGCCAGGCCTGGCGCAGCCGGTGCTCGAGTGCCTCAGGCGGCGGCCGCAGGTGCGGGCGGCGGTGCACTGCTTCGATCACCGGGTGTCCCTCCAGGTGCACGGGCTGGACCCATCGGTGCCGGTGGGCGTGCTGAGCGAGAGCTATCCGGTGGACATCCCCCACCTGCTCCGCAGTGCGGCGGCCCGGGACTACTGGCCGCACCACACGATGGTGGATGCGGCCCTGGTCGCGGCGGTCCATGGGGCCGGCGGCCGTGTCATCGTGTGGACGGTGAACGACACGGCGACGGCGCTCCGACTCGCCCGGCTGGGTGTGGACGGGCTCTGTTCCGATGTGGTGGATGAGTTGCGGGCGGCGTTCGGCGGCTGATCCGGAGCCGTCACGGTGTGGCGGCGCTGGTGCATGGCGCGATCCGGTGCGTTCGCGCACATTCGCCGGGCCCCTTGCTCCAGGTCACCACCATGTGGAGGTCGAGTCGTGCGATACCCCTTCGTCCTGCTGTCTGCCGTCGGGACGCTCCTGCAGGCACAATCACCGGCACCGCCGGCACCGGCGCGGCCCGCGGTGGCGCCGGGCATCGGTGCCGTGGCGCTGCCCAATGCCGACCCGTTCCCAAGCACGTACCGGGCGCCGGCGTCGCGGGCCGTCCTCATCACGAATGCCACCATCCTGACCGCCGCCGGCCCGCAGATCGACCGCGGGTTCGTGCTCATGCGCGATGGCCGGATCGTGAGCGTCGGTGCCGGACCGGCGCCATCAGCGGGTGATGCGGAGGTGATCGATGCGAACGGTCGCTACGTGACGCCCGGCCTGATCGACACGCACTCGCACCTGGGTGTCTACGCCGCGCCGGGCGGCGAGGCGTTGAGCGATGGCAACGAGGCGACGGCGCCGATCACGGCGCGAGTGTGGGCCGAGCACAGCGTCTGGCCGCAGGACCCGCAGTTCCCGCGTGACCTGGCCGGCGGCGTGACGACGCTGCAGATCCTCCCCGGATCCGCCAACCTCGTGGGCGGGCGCAGCGTGGTGCTGAAGGTGGTGCCGAGCGTGAGCGTGCAGGGGATGAAGTTCCCGGGCGCGAAGTACGGGCTGAAGATGGCGTGCGGCGAGAACCCGAAGCGGGTGTACGCCAGCCGCGGCCCCTCCACCCGGATGGGCAACGTGGCCGGCTACCGCGCCGGCTGGATCCAGGCGGAGGCGTACCGGCGCCGCTGGGACAAGTGGCTCGCCGACCGCAGCGGTGACCCGCCGCAGCGCGACCTCGAGATGGAGACGCTGGCGGAGGTGCTGCGCGGGAACATCCTCGTGCACAACCACTGCTACCGCGCCGACGAGATGCTGCAGATGGTGGACGTGGCGCGCGAGTTCGGCTACCGCATCCGCTCGTTCCACCACGGCGTGGAGGCCTACAAGCTGGCGGACGTGATGGCCCGCGACAGCATCTCCGGCTCGCTCTGGAGCGACTGGGGCGGCTTCAAGATGGAGGCGATCGACGGCATCCGCGCGAACCTGTCGCTGGTGCACAATGCGGGGGCCCGAGCCATCGTCCACAGCGACGACCCGAGCGGCTCGCAGCGCCTGAACCAGGACGCCTCCAAGGCGCGTGCGGCGGGTGCGGCGATCGGCATCGCCGTCGACGACGCGACGCTCATCCGCTGGATCACCATCAACCCGGCCTGGGCGCTGGACCTGCACGATCGCATCGGCTCGCTGGAGGCGGGCAAGAACGCGGATGTGGTGCTCTGGTCCGCGAACCCGTTCAGCGTGTACGCGCGCCCGGATCGCGTCTGGATCGACGGCGCGCTGCGCATGGACCGCGCCGACCCGCGACAGCACTGGCGCACCGACTTCGAACTCGGGTTCGTGCCGCCCGCCACCCCGATGGCCGGAGGGCGCCGCTGATGCGCACCACGACACAGGCCCGCGCACGCCGGACGTCACTCGCCGTGGCGCTGGCGCTGACCGCGACCCTCGCCGCCACGGCGGGCGCACAGGAAACCGTGGCGATCACCGGTGGCACGATCTACCCGGTGAGCGGGCCGCGGATCGAGAACGGCACCATCGTCTTCACCAACGGCGTCATCACCGCGATCGGGGCGAACGTCGCGATCCCGGCCGGCGCGCGGCGCGTGGACGCAGCGGGCAAGTGGATCACGCCGGGCCTCGTTGCCACCGCCACCTCGCTCGGCGTGGTGGAAGTGGGCGCGGTGCGTGACACGCGCGACCAGGGTGCGCGCGGCACG is a window encoding:
- a CDS encoding S9 family peptidase — translated: MTAQIRRRATHWLALALPLLLAPALDAQARRPLRADDMYRLRDVGDPRVSPDGGWIAYTLSTIDSLKDTRDTDVWMVNWAGTRHIQLTRSAEDETDPRWSPDNRFLSFLAGRDSAPASQVWLLDRTGGEPQQLTDFRGGVSEQAWSPDGTRLAVLVHDPSPDTRPDSVREKQPRPIVIDRYAFKRDRDGYLDRRRDHVWIVDVATRAVTQVTSGDFDDAGIRWSPDGSRLAFTSNREEPDPDRSNNTDIFVVEARAGAVPRRLTTWPGPDSGPEWSPDGTSIAYLQGSEPRFYAYDQPKIAVVPSAGGTPRFLATALDRDVAELTWTRDGRALRVLVSDDRAGHLATIRLADGAVVRETSGRRVTTSYDVSRDGRIVVRMGTAVAGAELHELTGSTFRALTHVNDSVFASLQLGATEDISFRNPDGLTVGALLIKPPDFVPGRRYPLVLRIHGGPSGQDEHLFDTGAWMPTFERQLFAAQGYLVLAVNYRGSSGRGEAWHRAIYADWGNKELQDLSAGVDHLIATGLADPARLGIGGWSYGGILTDYMIARTTRFRAATSGAGSALQSSMYGADQYVMQYERELGQPWKSKPLWDKVSAAFWNAGRITTPTLFLGGASDFNVPILGGEQMFQALRSNGVPTQLVIYPDEYHEISRPSFVRDRLERFTGWYAKYLAAPTP
- the nhaA gene encoding Na+/H+ antiporter NhaA gives rise to the protein MPPDTKPVLAVRLSRPFRQFAEWQAGGGVMLLVAASIAMLLANSAGHAAVEAFWETPLALTFGSSVFSLTLREWISDGLMAVFFLLVGLEIKSELLVGELSTLRTASLPLAAALGGMLAPALIYVALNRGTDGAAGWGIPTATDIAFALGVLALLGSRVPPALTVFLAALAIADDLGAVLVISLFYGHAPDATYLLLAGAVMLALVSANLAGVAWTSVYAILGLALWYCVLRSGVHSTVAGVLLALTVPARSRIEPARFEEEARRHLDDFATATGEDDRPVLSNGGQQHALAAIESAVEDAQPPLARMRHVLHVPVNFWIMSLFALANAGVRLVGDSGAAGTALVGPVSLGVALGLVLGKPLGILLATWLATRFGATLPGGSTWASVSGVACLAGIGFTMSLFVSGLAFPDAVLLAQAKAGIVAASLLAGTVGAAVMWWATAPARIAAPAPAAATGEA
- a CDS encoding RNA polymerase sigma factor; amino-acid sequence: MTDTTLAGDDAETDRALIARWYDGDQRAATELVERHAAPLARFVASLGPAGDPGELVQDTFVRAFGALDGYRGESSLRSWLFTIARRLVLDQRRAGRRDRLHVAIDDAGSELVSGDDVLGGVVADESEARVRAAVHRLSPTQREVFLLRVVEGLSYREIAGVAGTTEGAARVHYHNAMKAVKEFLDA
- a CDS encoding glycerophosphodiester phosphodiesterase, with the protein product MVHPARPALIAHRGMPRQHRENTLPGFLAATAAGADGWELDVHLTRDEVVVVHHDAVLPALAGRLAGAAIRELDWDTLATAVVGAAGERVPSLDAVLLAAPEDFAVYVEVKAPGLAQPVLECLRRRPQVRAAVHCFDHRVSLQVHGLDPSVPVGVLSESYPVDIPHLLRSAAARDYWPHHTMVDAALVAAVHGAGGRVIVWTVNDTATALRLARLGVDGLCSDVVDELRAAFGG
- a CDS encoding amidohydrolase gives rise to the protein MRYPFVLLSAVGTLLQAQSPAPPAPARPAVAPGIGAVALPNADPFPSTYRAPASRAVLITNATILTAAGPQIDRGFVLMRDGRIVSVGAGPAPSAGDAEVIDANGRYVTPGLIDTHSHLGVYAAPGGEALSDGNEATAPITARVWAEHSVWPQDPQFPRDLAGGVTTLQILPGSANLVGGRSVVLKVVPSVSVQGMKFPGAKYGLKMACGENPKRVYASRGPSTRMGNVAGYRAGWIQAEAYRRRWDKWLADRSGDPPQRDLEMETLAEVLRGNILVHNHCYRADEMLQMVDVAREFGYRIRSFHHGVEAYKLADVMARDSISGSLWSDWGGFKMEAIDGIRANLSLVHNAGARAIVHSDDPSGSQRLNQDASKARAAGAAIGIAVDDATLIRWITINPAWALDLHDRIGSLEAGKNADVVLWSANPFSVYARPDRVWIDGALRMDRADPRQHWRTDFELGFVPPATPMAGGRR